The Rhodococcus triatomae genome includes a window with the following:
- a CDS encoding prepilin peptidase: protein MDAGMSPWPLVGMLVLGAVLGTAAGVLARLAARRAVGAAVAAGRYEAAGAIGGALAAGITDGPAETSAAVALIGWCLSLCATDLRVHRLPNVLTLPGFALIVAYAAAGGRAATCVLAGVVLAGLYGAVWLVSPASMGAGDVKLALGIGAVTGLAGATVWLCAAVLAPILTAGWGIASVRRTGGRVPHGPSMCLAALGALAVASWG, encoded by the coding sequence ATGGACGCAGGGATGTCGCCGTGGCCGCTCGTCGGAATGCTCGTGCTGGGTGCGGTGCTGGGGACGGCGGCCGGTGTACTCGCCCGGCTCGCTGCCCGCCGTGCCGTCGGCGCGGCCGTCGCGGCGGGACGATACGAAGCCGCGGGGGCGATCGGCGGGGCGCTCGCTGCCGGAATCACCGACGGGCCGGCCGAGACGTCGGCCGCCGTGGCACTGATCGGATGGTGTCTGAGCCTGTGCGCGACCGACCTCCGAGTCCACCGACTGCCGAATGTGCTGACCCTGCCGGGATTCGCCCTGATCGTCGCCTACGCCGCAGCCGGTGGGCGGGCCGCGACGTGCGTTCTCGCGGGTGTCGTTCTCGCCGGGCTGTACGGCGCGGTGTGGCTCGTCTCGCCCGCGTCGATGGGAGCGGGTGATGTCAAGCTGGCGCTGGGGATCGGGGCGGTCACCGGCCTCGCGGGCGCCACCGTGTGGCTGTGTGCCGCCGTGCTCGCGCCGATCCTGACCGCAGGGTGGGGTATCGCGTCGGTGCGGCGCACCGGAGGGCGCGTCCCGCACGGGCCGTCGATGTGCCTCGCGGCACTCGGCGCTCTCGCCGTGGCCTCGTGGGGGTGA
- the aroC gene encoding chorismate synthase, which produces MLRWITAGESHGPALVSMLEGMVAGVEITTEEISAQLARRRLGYGRGARMKFEADKVTVLGGVRHGLTLGGPIAVEIGNTEWPKWETIMAADPVDPALLEDQARNAPLTRPRPGHADYAGMLKYGFDDARPVLERASARETAARVAAGTVARNMLRQLFGVEVLSHVISIGASAPYDGPVPSPQDAAAIDASPVRAADEASTTAMVEEIDAAKRDGDTLGGIVEVVVHGLPVGLGSFVSGAERLDARLAAALMGIQAIKGVEVGDGFETARRRGSVAHDEITPGPDGIARATNRAGGLEGGMTNGQPLRVRAAMKPISTVPRALSTIDMSTGEEAVAIHQRSDVCAVPAAGVVAEAMVALVVAQAALEKFGGDSIEETRSNFRRYADAIALRPPH; this is translated from the coding sequence GTGCTGCGCTGGATAACTGCTGGAGAGTCCCACGGACCTGCCCTCGTGTCGATGCTCGAGGGAATGGTGGCCGGGGTGGAGATCACGACCGAGGAGATCTCGGCACAACTTGCCCGCCGACGGCTGGGATACGGCCGGGGCGCTCGGATGAAGTTCGAGGCGGACAAGGTCACCGTTCTCGGTGGCGTCCGTCACGGCCTCACGCTGGGCGGACCCATCGCCGTCGAGATCGGCAACACCGAGTGGCCGAAGTGGGAAACCATCATGGCAGCGGACCCGGTCGATCCGGCGCTGCTCGAGGACCAGGCACGCAATGCGCCACTCACGCGGCCTCGGCCCGGTCACGCCGACTACGCGGGCATGCTCAAGTACGGCTTCGACGACGCGCGGCCCGTGCTCGAGCGGGCCAGCGCCCGGGAGACCGCCGCACGCGTGGCGGCGGGCACCGTCGCACGCAACATGCTGCGCCAGCTGTTCGGTGTGGAAGTGCTTTCGCACGTGATCTCGATCGGTGCGAGCGCGCCCTACGACGGCCCGGTGCCGAGCCCGCAGGACGCGGCCGCGATCGACGCCAGCCCCGTCCGCGCGGCCGACGAGGCATCCACCACCGCGATGGTCGAGGAGATCGACGCGGCCAAGCGGGACGGCGACACTCTCGGCGGGATCGTCGAGGTCGTCGTGCACGGACTGCCCGTGGGCCTGGGCTCGTTCGTCTCCGGAGCGGAACGGCTGGACGCGCGTCTCGCCGCGGCACTCATGGGGATTCAGGCGATCAAGGGTGTCGAGGTGGGCGACGGCTTCGAGACCGCTCGTCGCCGCGGCAGCGTCGCGCACGACGAGATCACGCCTGGACCGGACGGGATCGCCCGTGCGACCAACCGGGCGGGAGGGCTCGAGGGGGGCATGACCAACGGTCAGCCCCTGCGGGTCCGCGCGGCGATGAAGCCGATCTCCACCGTCCCCCGCGCGTTGTCGACCATCGACATGTCGACGGGCGAGGAGGCGGTCGCGATCCATCAGCGCTCGGACGTCTGTGCGGTTCCCGCAGCGGGAGTGGTGGCCGAGGCGATGGTGGCGCTCGTCGTCGCCCAGGCAGCGCTCGAGAAGTTCGGTGGGGACTCGATCGAGGAGACCCGGTCCAACTTCCGTCGCTACGCCGACGCGATCGCGCTCCGCCCGCCGCACTGA
- a CDS encoding shikimate kinase, which translates to MSPRAVLVGPPGAGKSTIGRRLAQALEVPLLDTDVAIEETAGRTIPEIFAADGEPAFRALEEEVVAKALAEHDGVVSLGGGAVLSPNTRRLLAGHTVVYLEISVSEGLKRTGGNTGRPLLTGGDPRAKYQELMRRRRPLYRKVATLRIRTDGRSPGRVVRQLVAELTRDRNTGAPQEFDVEKREQ; encoded by the coding sequence ATGTCGCCGCGGGCCGTCCTCGTCGGGCCTCCCGGTGCCGGCAAGTCCACCATCGGCAGACGCCTCGCCCAGGCTCTCGAGGTGCCGCTGCTCGACACGGACGTCGCGATCGAGGAAACCGCCGGGCGCACCATCCCCGAGATCTTCGCCGCCGACGGCGAGCCCGCGTTCCGGGCACTCGAGGAGGAGGTCGTCGCGAAGGCGCTCGCCGAGCACGACGGCGTGGTGTCGCTGGGCGGGGGAGCCGTGCTCTCGCCGAACACGCGGCGGCTGCTCGCGGGACACACGGTCGTCTATCTCGAGATCAGTGTGTCCGAGGGTCTCAAGCGAACCGGCGGCAACACCGGCCGCCCCCTGTTGACCGGCGGCGATCCACGGGCGAAGTATCAGGAACTGATGCGACGACGCCGACCGCTGTACCGGAAGGTGGCCACCCTCCGGATCCGCACGGACGGACGCAGTCCGGGACGCGTCGTGCGCCAACTGGTGGCCGAACTGACACGGGACCGGAACACCGGGGCCCCTCAGGAATTCGATGTCGAGAAACGGGAGCAGTGA
- the aroB gene encoding 3-dehydroquinate synthase, protein MTEPVRVEVQTADPYPVVIGRGLLGDLVEELEGTRTVAIFHQPPLAETAEVIRSSLAEKGIDAHRIEIPDAEDGKELAVAGFCWEVLGRIGLSRRDAVVSLGGGAATDLAGFVAATWMRGVRVVHVPTTLLAMVDAAVGGKTGINTEAGKNLVGAFHEPSAVFVDLATLETVPRNEIVAGMAEVIKTGFIADPIILDLIEADPEAALDPAGAVLPELIRRSVEVKANVVAADLRESDLREILNYGHTLGHAIERRERYRWRHGAAVAVGLVFAAELGRLAGRLDDETADRHRRILEAVGLPTTYDADAFGQLLEGMQTDKKNRAGRLRFVVLDGLAKPGRLEGPDPSLLVAAYSAIGRDEAPGGGAILL, encoded by the coding sequence GTGACCGAACCGGTACGCGTAGAGGTACAGACGGCGGACCCCTATCCCGTGGTGATCGGCCGAGGTCTGCTGGGTGATCTCGTCGAGGAACTCGAGGGCACGCGGACCGTGGCGATCTTCCACCAGCCGCCGCTCGCCGAGACCGCCGAGGTGATCCGGAGTTCGCTGGCCGAGAAGGGGATCGACGCCCACCGCATCGAGATCCCGGATGCCGAGGACGGCAAGGAACTGGCCGTCGCGGGCTTCTGCTGGGAGGTCCTCGGGCGGATCGGACTGAGCCGCAGAGACGCCGTGGTCAGCCTCGGTGGGGGAGCCGCCACCGATCTCGCGGGCTTCGTGGCGGCCACCTGGATGCGCGGTGTGCGCGTCGTGCACGTTCCCACGACGTTGCTCGCGATGGTCGACGCCGCCGTCGGTGGCAAGACCGGAATCAACACGGAGGCCGGGAAGAACCTGGTCGGGGCGTTCCACGAGCCGTCCGCGGTGTTCGTGGACCTGGCCACGCTCGAGACTGTGCCACGCAACGAGATCGTCGCCGGGATGGCCGAGGTGATCAAGACGGGGTTCATCGCGGACCCGATCATCCTCGACCTGATCGAGGCCGATCCCGAGGCCGCGTTGGACCCGGCGGGAGCCGTGCTGCCCGAACTGATCCGTCGTTCGGTGGAGGTCAAGGCGAACGTGGTCGCGGCCGACCTCCGCGAATCGGACCTGAGGGAGATCCTCAACTACGGCCACACCCTCGGCCACGCGATCGAACGGCGTGAGCGGTACCGCTGGCGGCACGGCGCGGCCGTCGCGGTGGGCCTGGTCTTCGCCGCGGAGCTGGGGCGCCTGGCAGGTCGGCTCGACGACGAGACCGCGGACCGGCACCGCCGCATTCTCGAGGCCGTCGGCCTGCCCACGACGTACGACGCCGACGCCTTCGGGCAGTTGCTCGAAGGCATGCAGACGGACAAGAAGAACCGCGCCGGTCGGCTGAGGTTCGTGGTGCTCGACGGCCTGGCGAAGCCGGGCCGTCTGGAGGGCCCGGACCCGTCGCTCCTGGTGGCAGCGTATTCGGCGATCGGCCGGGACGAGGCGCCCGGCGGCGGCGCGATCCTGCTCTGA
- a CDS encoding B-4DMT family transporter — protein MNAWVVRGLGMALIHVLVRTFLGVALTQWPLQGSTFRFLGLVVVVVAAAGWGWLDAAADSRRHPEEDTGSDLTMRWLQAGVLGAFLSAVICWILNFVPGLNVTSNSLFFELTSGAAFTILLIFVPAIITSAIARFVAGRRSGPAHVSPAADASVPVGAAAAPGATMAYGAGYAPEAHETDSFGETEHHYGDGSVDPNADTTVFEAVTEDPSPPSEDAPTEQWYRDDQR, from the coding sequence ATGAATGCGTGGGTGGTACGCGGCCTCGGCATGGCCCTGATACATGTTCTGGTACGGACGTTCCTCGGGGTGGCCCTCACCCAGTGGCCGCTCCAGGGCTCGACGTTCCGGTTCCTCGGCCTCGTCGTGGTCGTGGTCGCCGCCGCCGGATGGGGGTGGCTCGATGCCGCCGCGGACAGCCGCAGGCACCCGGAGGAGGACACCGGCAGCGACCTCACGATGCGGTGGCTGCAGGCCGGCGTCCTCGGCGCCTTCCTCTCCGCGGTGATCTGCTGGATCCTCAACTTCGTCCCCGGCCTGAACGTGACCAGCAACTCGCTGTTCTTCGAGCTCACTTCCGGTGCGGCGTTCACGATTCTGCTCATCTTCGTCCCCGCGATCATCACGTCCGCGATCGCCCGGTTCGTGGCCGGTCGACGCAGCGGACCCGCCCACGTCTCGCCCGCCGCCGACGCGTCGGTTCCGGTCGGCGCGGCCGCCGCGCCCGGCGCGACGATGGCCTACGGAGCCGGATACGCGCCGGAAGCCCACGAGACCGACTCGTTCGGGGAGACGGAGCACCACTACGGGGACGGGTCGGTGGACCCGAACGCCGACACCACCGTCTTCGAGGCCGTCACCGAGGATCCGTCCCCGCCTTCCGAAGACGCGCCCACCGAGCAGTGGTACCGCGACGACCAGCGCTAG
- a CDS encoding M24 family metallopeptidase, whose product MPADFGRRREALRRVLADQGCEAILVTDLLNIRYLTGFTGSQAALLVRAAGEDGTVVCTDGRYVTQVAEQVPDLPAEIARASAVHLLEKAVADGVGSLGFESHVVTVDQFRTWEPLVSPSRLVSTPHLVEALRAIKDEFEIGRLRAACACADAALADLLDQGGLRPGRTEKQVRRDLENLMFDHGADAVSFETIVATGANSAVPHHRPTDAVLAHGDFVKLDFGARIGGYHSDMTRTYVLGAAAQWQRDVYELVARSQAAGRAALVPGTEVAAVDGAARRVIADAGYGDLFVHGLGHGVGLEIHEAPGIGQRGTGTLSVGAAVTVEPGVYFSGRGGVRIEDTLVVREQGPELLTLTDKELTVV is encoded by the coding sequence ATGCCTGCCGATTTCGGACGCCGCCGCGAGGCACTGCGCCGTGTACTCGCCGACCAGGGGTGCGAGGCGATCCTCGTCACCGATCTGCTCAACATCCGCTATCTCACCGGCTTCACCGGCTCGCAGGCCGCGCTGCTGGTCCGTGCTGCGGGGGAGGACGGGACGGTCGTGTGCACCGACGGCCGGTACGTCACGCAGGTCGCGGAGCAGGTTCCGGATCTGCCGGCCGAGATCGCCCGCGCGAGTGCGGTCCACCTCCTGGAGAAGGCCGTCGCGGACGGTGTGGGTTCGCTCGGTTTCGAGAGTCACGTCGTGACCGTCGACCAGTTCCGGACCTGGGAGCCGTTGGTGTCGCCGAGCCGGCTGGTGTCGACGCCGCATCTGGTCGAAGCGCTGCGTGCGATCAAGGACGAATTCGAGATCGGCCGCCTGCGGGCGGCCTGTGCGTGTGCCGACGCCGCCCTCGCGGACCTGCTCGACCAGGGTGGACTGCGCCCGGGCCGGACGGAGAAGCAGGTCCGCCGTGATCTCGAGAACCTCATGTTCGACCACGGCGCCGACGCGGTCTCCTTCGAGACCATCGTCGCCACCGGCGCGAACTCGGCGGTGCCCCATCACCGTCCCACCGACGCGGTACTCGCCCACGGCGACTTCGTGAAACTCGACTTCGGTGCCCGGATCGGCGGCTACCACTCCGACATGACCCGCACCTACGTGCTCGGCGCCGCGGCGCAGTGGCAGCGCGACGTCTACGAGCTCGTCGCGCGGTCGCAGGCGGCGGGCCGGGCGGCGCTGGTACCCGGCACCGAGGTGGCCGCCGTCGACGGTGCGGCGCGGCGGGTGATCGCCGATGCCGGATACGGGGACCTGTTCGTGCACGGCCTCGGGCACGGTGTCGGACTCGAGATTCACGAAGCGCCCGGAATCGGTCAGCGGGGCACCGGTACACTTTCGGTCGGTGCGGCGGTGACCGTCGAGCCGGGTGTGTACTTCTCCGGGCGCGGTGGCGTCCGGATCGAGGACACGCTCGTGGTGCGCGAACAGGGCCCGGAATTGCTCACGCTCACCGACAAGGAACTGACCGTGGTGTGA
- the efp gene encoding elongation factor P — translation MADTSDFKNGLVLKIEGQLWQILEFQHVKPGKGPAFVRTKIKNVLSGKTVDKTWNAGVKVETATVDRRDMTYLYHDGTDYIFMDGQTYDQLSISPETVGDGARFLLENMQVQVATHEDAPLFVELPVTVELEVKHTDPGLQGDRSTGGTKPATLETGAEIQVPLFINIGDKLKVDSRDGNYLGRVNS, via the coding sequence GTGGCAGACACCAGTGATTTCAAGAACGGTCTCGTGCTGAAGATCGAGGGCCAGCTCTGGCAGATCCTCGAGTTCCAGCACGTCAAGCCCGGCAAGGGGCCGGCTTTCGTGCGTACGAAGATCAAGAACGTGCTCTCGGGCAAGACCGTCGACAAGACCTGGAACGCCGGCGTCAAGGTCGAGACCGCAACGGTCGACCGCCGTGACATGACGTACCTGTACCACGACGGCACCGACTACATCTTCATGGACGGCCAGACCTACGACCAGCTGTCGATCAGCCCGGAGACCGTCGGTGACGGCGCCCGCTTCCTGCTGGAGAACATGCAGGTCCAGGTCGCCACGCACGAGGACGCCCCGCTGTTCGTCGAGCTGCCCGTCACGGTCGAGCTCGAGGTCAAGCACACCGACCCCGGCCTGCAGGGCGACCGTTCGACCGGTGGGACCAAGCCGGCGACACTCGAGACCGGTGCCGAGATCCAGGTTCCGCTGTTCATCAACATCGGTGACAAGCTGAAGGTCGACTCGCGCGACGGCAACTACCTCGGGCGTGT